One window of Siniperca chuatsi isolate FFG_IHB_CAS linkage group LG19, ASM2008510v1, whole genome shotgun sequence genomic DNA carries:
- the cpa6 gene encoding carboxypeptidase A6 — protein MVLDHRSAFRASVLLACVIICTNVLCPVGAYLYNNRYAGDQVFRITPSNDEEVQVLRKILGHLKVDFWQPNSATLICQNATVDVHVKRNETRGLHAHLKQEHIYYRVFISNLQKEIEKQTGYRSSRKRRSESQYDYEVYHSLEEIQSWMFEMNRTHSDLVDMFSIGKSYEGRPLYVLQLGKRSRHQKKAVWIDCGVHAREWIGPAFCQWFVKEAINSYHYDSVMRRLLNQLSFFIMPVFNVDGYHFSWTTDRFWRKTRSKNHKFHCRGVDANRNWKVKWCDEGASSHPCDDTYCGPYPESEPEVKAVAKFLRKHKKRVKAYISIHAYAQMLLYPYSYKYATIPNFNCVESAAHNAVTALYSAYGVRYRYGPASTTLYVSSGSSIDWAYRNGIPYAFAFELRDTGYFGFLLPESLINPTCTETMRAVKAIASGLLKKCETDRDKFPYI, from the exons ATGGTGCTGGACCATAGGAGCGCATTTCGCGCCTCCGTTTTACTGGCTTGTGTGATAATCTGCACTAACGTGCTATGTCCCGTCGGTGCCTATCTCTACAACAACCGCTACGCAGG TGATCAAGTCTTCAGGATAACTCCAAGTAATGATGAGGAGGTCCAAGTGCTCAGGAAAATTCTGGGACATTTGAAG GTGGACTTCTGGCAGCCCAACAGTGCTACTCTAATCTGTCAAAATGCCACTGTGGATGTCCATGTGAAACGCAATGAGACGCGCGGTTTACATGCACACTTAAAGCAGGAACATATTTATTATCG GGTGTTTATCTCCAATCTACAGAAGGAAATTGAAAAGCAGACGGGATATCGTTCCTCTCGCAAGCGGCGGTCAGAATCTCAGTATGACTACGAGGTTTACCACTCTCTGGAAGAG ATCCAGAGCTGGATGTTTGAAATGAACAGAACCCACTCCGACCTAGTTGACATGTTCTCCATCGGGAAATCGTACGAGGGAAGACCGCTTTATGTGCTTCAG CTAGGAAAGAGAAGTCGTCATCAGAAGAAAGCTGTGTGGATCGACTGTGGCGTCCATGCCAGGGAGTGGATAGGACCTGCCTTCTGCCAGTGGTTTGTCAAAGAG GCCATCAACTCATACCACTATGACTCTGTGATGAGACGACTGCTCAACCAGCTCAGCTTCTTCATCATGCCTGTCTTCAATGTGGATGGATATCATTTCAGCTGGACCACG GATCGGTTCTGGAGGAAAACGCGGTCCAAAAATCACAAGTTCCACTGCCGAGGAGTGGACGCTAACAGAAACTGGAAAGTCAAATGGTGTG ATGAGggtgcctcctctcatccctgtGATGACACTTACTGTGGTCCCTACCCTGAGTCTGAACCTGAAGTCAAGGCTGTCGCCAAGTTCTTGCGCAAGCACAAGAAACGTGTCAAAGCATATATATCCATCCACGCCTATGCCCAAATGCTGCTTTACCCCTATTCTTACAAGTATGCCACTATCCCCAACTTCAACTGCGTG GAGTCAGCAGCTCATAATGCAGTGACAGCCCTGTACTCTGCCTATGGAGTGCGGTACAGATATGGACCTGCCTCCACAACTCTGT ATGTTAGCTCTGGCAGCTCTATAGACTGGGCCTACAGAAACGGGATCCCGTATGCATTTGCATTTGAGTTGAGGGATACAGGATACTTCGGCTTCCTCCTGCCTGAATCCCTGATCAACCCGACCTGCACTGAGACTATGAGGGCAGTGAAGGCCATTGCATCAGGTCTGCTGAAGAAgtgtgagacagacagggacaAATTTCCATATATATGA